The genomic interval TTTGGGAGCTTTTTTAggaaattcccaattttttctcTACCAATCCAGAAATTTCCagatttttcccagaaaaatgagaaaaaaatcaggaaactccatattttttctttcatttctcctcatttctttcattattttccccctctctctctacTTTTACTGAACAGGGACACCTGCATGAAATGAGAAAATCTCAAATTTTCTTGCCAAAACCACTGTTAATGACACATCCTCTTTTTCCCTCcgttttccctcattttctttcctatttcccttaatttttccccgttttttcctaatttccccTGAttccccccccattttccctcatttttttcccatcttccccccttccccccttttcttccccattttcccctcaattttccccattttcccccttccccatttcccctcatttttttctgtttcttcctcattttccccctcattttttcctcttctttccccatttttcccattttcctgattttccccccatttcccctcattttcccttcagttttcccctcattttcttcccaattttcccccatttcccctaattttttcccctttaccccctcattttcccccaatttcccctcattttttcctcatttcctccccatttcccttcatttttcccccttgtttttcccattttttcctcatttcctccccatttcccctcatgctttcccctcacattttcccctcatgttttcccctttttcccctcatgttttccCCTCAcgttttcccatttttcccctcatgttttccccattttcccctcatttcctccccatttcccctcatgttttcccctcatgttttccccgttttcccccTCATCTTTTCCCCgttttcccctcatgttttcccattttcccctcatgtttttcccgttttcccctcatgttttcccctcatttcctccccatttcccctcatgttttcccctcatgttttccctcattttccccgttttcccatttttcccctcatgttttccccattttcccctcatttcctccccatttcccctcatgttttcccctcatgttttccCCGTTTTCTCCCTCATCTTTTCCCCGTTTTCCCCTCAcgttttcccatttttcccctcatgttttccCCGTTTTCCCCTCATTTCCTTCCCATTTCCCCTCATGTTTTTCCCTCATGTTTTTCCCgttttcccctcatgttttcccctcatttcctccccatttcccctcatgttttcccctcatgttttccctcattttccccgttttcccctcatgttttcccctcatcttttcctctttttcccctcatgttttccctcattttcccctcatgttttcccctcatgttttcccctcatgttttcccctcatgttttcccctcatgttttcccctcatgttttccctcatgttttccctcattttcccctcatgttttcccctcatgttttcccctcatgttttcccctcatgttttcccctcatgttttccCTCATGTTTTCCCTCAcgttttccctcattttccccgttttccccTCAGCCCTGACGGTGCGGGCCCCTCCGGAGGAGGAGCCTCCTGACGCGCAGCTGCTGCGCCTGGACAACatgctgagggctgagggcgtggccgccgctccccgccaaaaaccccaaaaaacggCACAAGAACCCTCAAAAACGGCACAGGAACCCCCCAGAACGGCACAGGAACCCCCCGAAATCCCAGAGGAACCCGCAAAGATGGCAGAGGAAGCCGGAAAACTGGGAGAAGGAGCCGGGAATGTGGGTGTGGAGGCCGGGGCGGAGCACTCGGATTACCGGGCCAAGCTGGCCCAGATCCGGCACATCTTCCACGCCGAGCTGGACAAGTACGAGCAGGTGATCCcagaggggaaatttggggtttttttgggggggattttgggggaaatttgttttttttttattgggttttggtggggggtttggggaagggGGTGCGGGGTTTGGTGGTGGGGAGTTAAAGGGGGATTGAAGGGGAAATTAAAGGGAAATGAAAGGGGATTAAGGGGGAAATGAAAGGAGATTAAGGAAAGAATTAAGGGGATTAAAGGAAAAGATAAACGGGATAAAGAGGAAGATCTAAgggaattaaaggaaaaatctgaGGAAATTaaaggggaaatgaaagggGAAATGAAGGGGGATTAAGGGGGAAATGAAAGCGGATTaagagggaaatgaaaggagATTAAGGAAAAATTAAGGGGATTAAAGGAAAAGATAAACGGGATTAAGCGGAAGATCCAAGGAAATGaaaggggaaatgaaagggGGATTAAGGGGggaattaaagggaaaaattaaaggagattaaggaaaaaattaaggggataaaaggaaaaaataaacaggattaagaggaagagcCAAgggaattaaaggaaaaatgaaaggggattaaaggaaaaatccaagggaatttaaggaaaaaaaattcaagagaattttggggtctttttgggggttttggtggTGGGAGGGGTTGGGAGTTTGGGCTTTGATGGAGTTTGGTGGTTGGGAGTTAACAGGGattaaaggggaaaataaagggaaaattaaATGAGATTAAGAGGAAAATCCAGaggaattaaaggaaaaattcaacggaatgaaagaaaaaattaaagggGATTAAGGGAAAaatcccccattttcccccctaaatccctcatcttttccccatttccccacccattttccccccattttaaACCCATTTCCCACCATTTtctccccatatttttcccattttttcccttgcattttcccccccatattttccaccatttttcccaattttcccccatttcctcccccatttccctcctaaatcccccattttcccccatctcctcccatttttctccatttcccccattttcccccattcccccatttttcccccttaattTCCCAAttattccccatttcccccattttcccccattcccccatttttccccatttcccccccatttccccattttgcCCTCTaaatcccccatttcccccaccCATTTCCCCctaaatttcccatttttcccccattttccccccatttcccccaaatttcccattttccccctaaatttcccatttttccccatttcccccccattttcccaccatttcccccctaaatcccccattttccccaatttccccccatttccccccattcccccccattttcccccctaaatttcccaattttttcccattttcccccttttttcccattttccccccattttttcccattttcccccattttttcccatttttcccaattttttcccattttcccccctttttcccccattttttcccaattttttcccattttcccccattttttcccattttcccccattttttcccattttcccccattttttcccattttcccccccttttcccccattttttcccaattttttcccattttcccccattttttcccattttcccccattttttcccattttcccccattttttcccattttccccccattttccagGCGTGCTCCGAGTTCACGGCCCACGTGCTGTCGCTGCTGCGGGAGCAGAGCCGCACGCGCCCGATCGGCGCCCGCGAGATGCAGAGCATGGTGGGCACCATCCAGGGCAAGTTCAGCTccatccagctgcagctcaaGCAGAGCACCTGCGAGGCCCTCATGGTGCTCAGGTCCCGCTTCCTCGACGCCAGGTGAgccaattttgggggaaaaatccgGAGTTTTGGTCAAAAATGTGGAGATTTTTGGTGGGCGTCAACCATGGTAAGATCGGATCaagcagagctcctgggaggCCCTCATGGTGCTCAGGTCCAGGTTTGGCCACACCAGGTGagggaattctgggaaaaaGTTCCTCCAATGGTGAAGTTTTGGTGGAAAAATGTggagatttgggggaaaaatccggagttttggtgaaaaatttggatttttttggtggaCATCAACCATGGTAAGCTCAGCTCAAGCAGAGCCCCTGTGAGGCCCTCACGGTGCTCAGGTCCAGGTTCTCCACACCAggtgagggaattttgggagaaaaatccTCCAattatggggttttgggggaaaaatttggatttttggtggaaaaatgtgaatttttggtggaaaaatgtgaatatttttggGTTGGTGTCATCCATGTCAAGCTCAGCTCAAGCAGAGCCCCTGTGAGGCCCTCATGGTGCTCAGGTCCAGGTTCTCCACACCAggtgagggaattttggggaaaagttcatccaaaagtagaaaaatgtggatttttggtaaaaatgtgacattttgatggaaaaatttggattttttggtggACATCAACCATGGTAAGCTCAGCTCAAGCAGAGCTCCTGCGAGGCCCTCACGGTGCTCAGGTCCAGGTTCTCCACACCAggtgagggaattttgggagaaaaatccTCCAattatggggttttgggggaaaaatttggatttttgaaggaaaatgtgaatttttggtGGAAAAATGTGGATTTCTTTGGTGGGTGTCGTCCATGTCAAGCTGAGCTCAAGCCGAGCTCCTGTGAGGCCCTCATGGCCCTCAGGTCCAGGTTCCTCCACACCAGGTGAGcaaattttgggagaaaaatcctcaaattatggggttttggtggaaaaatgtggaattttggtggaaaaatgtgaatttttggtgaaaaatgtgaatatttttggGTTGGTGTCATCCATGTCAAGCTCAGCTCAAGCAGAGCCCCTGCGAGGCCCTCATGGTGCTCAGGTCCAGGTTCTCCACACCAggtgagggaattttgggagaaaaatcctcaaattatggggttttgggggaaaaatttggatttttgaaggaaaatgtgaatttttggtggaaaaatgtgaatatttttggGTTGGTGTCATCCATGTCAAGCTCAGCTCAAGCAGAGCCCCTGCGAGGCCCTCATGGTGCTCAGGTCCAGGTTCTCCACACCAggtgagggaattttggggaaaagttcatccaaaagtagaaaaatgtggatttttggtaaaaatgtgacattttgatggaaaaatttggattttttggtggACATCATCCATGGTAAGCTCAGCTCAAGCAGAGCCCCTGTGAGGCCCTCACGGTGCTCAGGTCCAGGTTCCTCCACACCAggtgagggaattttgggagaaaaatccTCCAattatggggttttgggggaaaaatttggatttttgaaggaaaaatgtgaatttttgatgaaaaaatgtGGATTTCTTTGGTGGGTGTCGTCCATGTCAAGCTGAGCTCAAGCCGAGCTCCTGGGAGGCCCTCATGGCCCTCAGGTCCAGGTTCCTCCACACCAGGTGAGcaaattttgggagaaaaatcctcaaattatggggttttggtggaaaaatgtggaattttggtggaaaaatgtgaatttttggtgaaaaatgtgaatatttttggGTTGGTGTCATCCATGTCAAGCTCAGCTCAAGCAGAGCCCCTGTGAGGCCCTCACGGTGCTCAGGTCCAGGTTCTCCACACCAGGTGAGGGAATTCTGGGGAAAAGTCCATCCAAAAGTagaaaaatgtggatttttggtaaaaaatgtggagttttgatggaaaaatttggattttttggtggACATCATCCATGGTAAGATTGGATCAAGCCGAGCTCCTGTGAGGCCCTCACGGTGCTCAGGTCCAGGTTCCTCCACACCAggtgagggaattttgggagaaaaatcctgaaattatggggttttgggggaaaaatttggatttttgatgaatatttgaaattaacccccaatattttgatttttccccCCGTTTCCAGGCGCAGGCGCCGCAATTTCAGCCGCGCGGCCACCGAGGCCCTCAATGAATATTTCTGAAttcatttcttaattaattaACCCCCAATAATTGGATTTATTTCCCAATAATTGGATATATTTTGcaataatttgatttatttcacccaataatttatttcccagtaatttgatttatttcacCCAATAAATGGATTTATTTCACCAATAATTGGATTTATTTCACCAATAATTGGATTTATTTCACCAATAATTGGATTTATTTCACCAAtaattggattttttccccattgaaCCCCCAAtaattggattttttcccaatattttgattttttctcCATGTTCAGGCGCAGGCGCCGCAATTTCAGCCGCGCGGCCACCGAGGCCCTCAATGAATATTTCTGAATTCATTGATTAATGAATTAACCCAAATACATGGATTTATTTCTCAATAATTGGATTTATTTCCcaataatttgatttatttcacccaataatttatttcccaataatttgatttatttcacccaataatttgatttatttcccaataatttgattaatttcccaataaatggatttatttc from Molothrus aeneus isolate 106 unplaced genomic scaffold, BPBGC_Maene_1.0 scaffold_30, whole genome shotgun sequence carries:
- the LOC136569996 gene encoding pre-B-cell leukemia transcription factor 4-like isoform X1 → MFSPFSPSSFPRFPLMFSHFPLMFFPFSPHVFPSFPPHFPSCFPLMFSLIFPVFPFFPSCFPHFPLISSPFPLMFSPHVFPVFSLIFSPFSPHVFPFFPSCFPRFPLISFPFPLMFFPHVFPVFPSCFPLISSPFPLMFSPHVFPHFPRFPLMFSPHLFLFFPSCFPSFSPHVFPSCFPLMFSPHVFPSCFPLMFSLMFSLIFPSCFPLMFSPHVFPSCFPLMFSLMFSLTFSLIFPVFPSALTVRAPPEEEPPDAQLLRLDNMLRAEGVAAAPRQKPQKTAQEPSKTAQEPPRTAQEPPEIPEEPAKMAEEAGKLGEGAGNVGVEAGAEHSDYRAKLAQIRHIFHAELDKYEQACSEFTAHVLSLLREQSRTRPIGAREMQSMVGTIQGKFSSIQLQLKQSTCEALMVLRSRFLDARRRRRNFSRAATEALNEYFYSHLSCPYPSEAAKEELARRGGLSVCQVSNWFGNKRIRYKKNMGRFQEEAQAYGGSRGPAPCSASSGSLKMKNSGDPFLSLEPLGPFQSPPSVQVGFLQQPGSLEPLLGRSLFSTQPLEANGSWPDAATPSSITDPGSDASN